Sequence from the Camelus bactrianus isolate YW-2024 breed Bactrian camel chromosome 21, ASM4877302v1, whole genome shotgun sequence genome:
CATGAGGCTCcgggaggagatggggagggccGAGTGCgttggtgggagtggggagaggccgTGCTTTCCTGGGTCTGAGCCTCTCTGAGGGCTGGTCCGGCAGCCCTGCCCTGGATGTACTCACTCCTGAGCAAACTTGGGGCCTGAGCTCTGGCGTTTCTGTGAGGCTCACAGACGTGTGACACCCAGAGCAAGGTGCGCCTGGGGAAGGCCAAGACCAAGTCCCAGCTGGCATTTCTCTTTGAATTCCAGGCCCTTCAGCAGAAAAATGTGGAGTGTGCCCGCGTGTACGCTGAAAACGCCATTCGCAAGAAGAACGAAGGTGTGAACTGGCTCCGCATGGCATCCCGTGTGGACGCCGTGGCCTCCAAGGTGCAGACGGCTGTGACCATGAAGGGGGTGAGTGCTTGGCCGAGGGCTGTTTGCCGAGGGGGCCGTggttggggcagggggctggccGGGACTACCTCCAGACACACCAAGAAAAAGACACCCCAAAGCCACCGCATCCTCAGACTGTCTTCAGCGCCCCAGCCTGGTGTCCCCTTTAGTTGATGGCGTCATCTGGTGCTGTGCCAGGAGAGAGCCACACTGAGGGCCCATCCCAGGTGGGTGGCATTTCCTTCCTTCAGTCCtactgcctcctctctccctcctgtgtCAGGTGACCAAGAACATGGCGCAGGTGACCAAGGCCCTGGACCGGGCGCTCAGCACCATGGACCTGCAGAAGGTCTCGGCAGTGATGGACAGGTTCGAGCAGCAGGTGCAGAACCTTGATGTGCACACATCGGTACGTCAGCCTGGGGTCTGGGCGTGCGGGTGGCTGGCCAGGCATGTGCACCCCTGCCAGTGTCACCAGGTATCCTCTGTGCTGGGCCTCTGTGGGAGTCACCTCCCAGGAGCCCGGCCCCTTGTGGGGCATCCAGACCAGCCTCTGGAGGTCTAGCAGTTGAGACGGAGGCCTGGGGCCAGGTTGTGGGCAGCTGTGCCCAGAGGACCCAGACAGCCAGAGGGAGGGCTCTGGACAGAGCAGAGTGGGGAAGAGGGCGGTCTTGGGGGAAGGGCCTCGAGGAAGCCAGGTGAGAGGGGACCTGGGGAGGCTGCCTTGGGGTTCTCAGGTCCTGGGCCTGAGGCTGACTGCCCAGCACACGGCCCCCAGGTGATGGAGGACTCCATGAGCTCGGCCACCACGCTGACCACACCGCAGGAGCAGGTGGACAGCCTCATCATGCAGATCGCCGAGGAGAGTGGCCTAGAGGTTCTGGACCAGCTGAGCCAGCTGCCCGAGGGCGCCTCCGCCGTGGGCGAGAGCTCCGTGCGCAGCCAGGAGGACCAGCTGTCTCGGAGGTGGGCCCGGTCACCAGCCTGTGCTCTGACCCTGTGGTTCTGAGTGGGAGGCGGCTGGCCTAGAGATTGAGAAATCACAGCCCAAAACACCACCCCACTGGGTCCTTGAGTTTCAGTGCCTCCAGGCCCAGGAGCAGCTGACACACAATCTATATCTCGCTTTAGAGAGGGAGCAACAAGACTGGCCGCACGTGGCTGTTTCCAGGGCTGCACACCCATTTCCTCAAGACAGCCTTGGAGAGcagaagggaagagggtgggaggttCCCAGGGTCTCACAGGGATCCTCTTGTCTGCAGGTTGGCTGCCCTGAGGAATTAGTGCACTGCCTCCGGCCTCGTGTGGGAAGGGCCGGGAAGGacacccctgcctccctccccactggcctTGTCTTTCTGATGACCCCGACCCCGCAGCAGCAGCTGGCAGCCCTGCTGTTCTCGGCCCCTCACCTGCCAGGCCTGGACACCATTCCTCTTCTCTTAGCATGGGTGTGGGTCTGTGTCCTGGGGGGTGAGTTTGCACAAACTTCAGACTTCTCTGGGTAATTTCTGTGACTCTGACCCAACCAGCTGGGAATCTGCAGGCCCCTCCACCAACCATGCTCCAAGGAGTTGCTGAGGACTGGCCAGTGGTGGCCACATGGATGTGGGTACCTCCAGACTCCATGTGACGGCAGGTGTGCTGTCCGTGGGGGTCAGGGCTGCTCCCCATTGCCAGGCATCCCCCGTAGGCCCCCACTCCAGCTGGACCTCCCCCCTGCCAGCTGCCCCACCTAGCTCCCCGGTATAAGATGCCCAGCTCCAAGTCCAGGCGTGCCCACTGGTGGTCTGCATCCTCTGCCCACCGCACCTCTGGAGGGCTCGGGCCCCGCGGGGGTGTCCTGTGTCTCCTCCAGGAGCCCAGAGTCTGCACTGAGGCCTCTCCTGTCACTGTAAATAATGGGGTGCCTTCCCTCGCTTGTCTGGCTCACCCTACCTTGTGGGCTCACACCGGCTACTTGAAGCCGGAGTGGCTGCTGGGAGAGTTGCCCTTGGCGAGCAGCGGCGGCAGCTCTCCCGACACGTGCTGGGCACCTAACAGAGCTTGGGACAGGCTGCGGTTTTCTAGTTTCCTAATTCCCGAAGTTTACTTCGTTTCTTGAAGCTTccagggtttggggtgggggagttgttTGTTTTGCCAAAAGAGAAGGAACGTGCAGCAGACAGGAGCTCTGGGCGTGAGCCCCTCTGCGACATCCACTGAGGAGCGCTGCACGGTCAGTGCCGGCCGGAGGCCATCTGGCATCCTCACGGCAATGGCTCACGTGGATGGAGATGGAGCACTTTCCCTGGCTCACTGTGTTTggtgcttcctggacttgagcCCCTGCTTGTTCGTGCAGTAAGGTGTATGGGGTGCCTGGCACTCTGGACTGTGGCACGAGACCCAAAGTGCCACCTGGCTTTTTTTCCGTGATGCCGACCTCGCCTGGCTCCCTGGCCGTGGCCCCCAGTGGATGCAGAGCTCCTCGGAGATGCCGGGTGGGGGCAGAAGCCAAGTTTGCCTTTTCCTGGAATGCTGTTGTGAGTAAAAGTTGATTGCTGAGAACTTTCTCCATCTTCGCTCCAGAGCCTCGGGTGGCGTGGGAGCCTTAGCTGGGACCCTCAGTGTGCTCCACAGCCCCCCAATAGGAGGTGAGCAGAGGTGCCTGAGGAGGACAGGAGGGGTCGTGGGAGGAATGCACACTCCCAGGCCCCTCAGACAGAGGGACTCAGATCCAGtgtcaagtttttattttgaaataagtgtAAACTTATGGAAAAGTTGCCAAGAACCCGGTTTCTGTGCACTCCCGCTGGCCAGCTTACCTCACACCACTTCCTGGTTGACCGCACGTAACCGCCGAGTCAGGAAGCTGCCCTGATGTCACTAGCTCCCATTTCTTTGTCTCTGTGACCTGACAGTCTTGAGGCGTGCTGGCCAGTTACCTTGTACCCCTATGCATGGTAACCACGAGTGCACCCTTAATCAGGTTCAGTCGGGACTCCCCCTCCTCGTTTGTAACTTCTTGGACAGTGAAAACCAGTCTTCAGGTCCTCACCTCCCTGCTGGCCACACCCCTTTCCAACCAGAGGACACTGTGCAGCCCCTGCCGTGGCCTCCCAATGCCTCGTCGGGTCACCCTTGGTCTCACCCACGCCCCCTTCACAGCAGCTGTTAGTGTCTATGGGAGTCAGTGGTTTGTGTTCCACAGAGCACTTCCCAGCCTGGATGTCTCATGGGTGTGCCAACCAGGACCAAGGTCCTAGAGCCAGAACCTCAGCCGTGACCCTGTGCGGCTCGTCCCCAGCCAGCCTGCTGACGCGACCACTTGCGGCTCCAGGcctccctgtccctgctctgagcgCGTCTGTTTGAACCAAGTCCTGGTCTGCTTTGTTCTTCACCTGCTTTGAGAAGCGCTGACGTGGGCCCTGCCCGGGGAGACGGCCCTCCAGGTGTGGCCTCCCTCAGTGGCCCAGGCTCCGCCTGCCTGGTGCTAGCCTCTGTGGAGCCCGTTACCAGGACCGCCAGGAAAGGCCTGAGCATCTGCCTCTCTGAGGTTGGAATGATGGGTGAGCAGAGGAATCCCCAGAACCAGATGGATTCACTTGAGGTGTGGCCTCTGGTGTGATTCCGTGTGCGTGGGCTGGTATTTATCATGGGAAAATACCTCCCGGTTAGCAGTTAGGCGTGCCCACCTGCGGCCTCCTGTAGCCCCACAGAAGAATCAGCTGTGGCGGGgagagggggctgggcaggaTTTGGCCACCTCAGGACAGAAACCCTCGACTTGCTTTTTTCTCCTGTACTGTGAGATTGACCCAAGGGCCCAGCAAGGGCCCACAGGTGTCCCTTCTGCTCACCTGAGGCCTGCCAGGGGTGGGCCCACAACAGGCCCCCGACCCACAGGCCACCAGTGGGGGCTCTCCTGTCCTCTCTGctgtctgccccccaccccatgacGTCCCACCCAAAGGGACAGGCACCCAGGGGGTTCATGCTTCTTCACAGAGGACTCAGGAAAGCTAAGCAGGGGGGCGATCTCAGGGCCTCTGGTCTGGAAGGGGGCCGGCAGGGACATGTTGGGGGTCCTGTCATCTCCAGATGCCCACTGACTGACCAGGGGAAGGTACTGAGCCCCCTTGGGTAGCTCTGCCCTGCAGGCCCATGTTCGTGGTATGTGAGGGGCCTTGCAGGGCTGGGGCCTTGCAGGGCTGGGCCCAGGAGAGCCCCTCGCTCCAGACCTTGCTTTCCTGTTACTCAAGAGAGGCTGGGCCAGCAGCTGGGCTGTGGGCACATGCGGTGGGGAGTAGGGGATGTGCATTAGTGTGAGGATGTGGGTGTCTaggtgtgcacacgtgtgtgtgcgtatatgTGCCTGTGTACAGGTGGGAGGGTGGCAGCTGGACCTGAACTGTGTTTTTCAAGACCCTCCCTCCTGCGATGTCCAGGCAAAGCCCTTTCCCGACCCTGACCCCTCTGGCCCTGAGCTTCAGGACTTGGGCATTCCTGTGTGTGCGTGTCCAGCCAGGAGCCGCTCAAGGACACGCCCTCAAGAGTGAAAAGGCCAGTGCCTTTATTGAGTGTCCAGCTGTGCCTGGGCTTTGTGCTGCCCCCCGGGGAGCCCAGGTGCCTGCTCGGGACAGGCGGGTCTGAGTGGACAGGTCCCCAGGGTGTCACAGAAGACcctggcagaggaggaggggcacAAGGGAGGCCAGCAAGGCCCCCGGCTGAAGGTGTTTCCCAGAGGACTTGGAGTAGCCATACTGGGTCCTGCAGGAAGGCTCCAGCTGGGTCAGCGGGATCACCTCCTCCCCGGGAGCCTGTGTGTGATTGCTCACCTGGGGACAGACATGAGTTGGCTGCCTGCCTCCAGGGTGGGGGCGGTGATGGGGGTGGATGGCCCCTCCTCACCTGCTCCACTTCCTCAAAGACTCTCAGCAGGTTGTCAGCCAGGGCGCCCCTAACCTCCGCCTCTGTCCACTTCCTCCTGAGCAGCTCTGCGACCAGGTCTGGGTACTTGGACACGTCCTCCAGCCCTGAGGGGAGCCTGAGGCAAGGGTGGAGAGGGCCCAGCTTTGCATCCGGGGGTTCGGGGCCTGGGTGCCTGTCCACCCCCATCCCAAGCCCCAGAATCTGGTGGAGCAGTTTTCCTCAGAACAcggcccctcctccagcctctcctgaCAAATTTATCACAGGATGCACGTCTCGCCTTACCTAGAAACACCGTCAAAGTCCCCACCAAAGCCCACAGCTCCGGCTCCTGCCACCGCCTTGATGTGGTCCAGGTGGTCTGCAGGGAGGCGGCACATGTGGTCCCACAAGAGGCCCCTGACCCACACTGCAGACGCTCACGCCCACCCACCTGCAACTTGGGACAAGTTGGCCTCCGCTTTGCAGGAAACGTAGTCATTGTAGAAATTCACCATCACCAGGCTGCCTGTCTGCTTCTGctcgggggagggggagaggggggctGTGGACGGGAGCGGCGAGGCACCGGGCCCACCCGGGAGCAGACTGTCGCCGCCGCCCTCACCACCAACTGGAGCACGTCGTCAGGCACGTTGCGCCGGTGCTGGCACAGCTGGTAGGCGGAGGAGTGGCTGAAGATGACGGGGGCCTTGGACAGCTGCAGGGCAGCCTTCATGGTGGCCACGGACACATGGGCCAAGTCTATGAGGACGCCCAGCCGGTTCATTTCCTTTATGACACTCTGAGGGGGACAGGGCTCGGGTCACGGCCGGTGCCCTGGGACCACACAGGCTGAGCTGCACACACTTGGGGTCACAGCCTTCTGGGGTTTGTCATGGCCCCCTGAGAGGTCCAGGCTAGAGGCTGGCCCCGGGCTGGGCCAGGAGTTAACAAACCCTCCAGTGGTCTGCCAGCTGAGGAAACTCAGGTGACAAACCACGTCCCGTCATCTGAGGGTGACCCTGGTCCCGTCAACTCACCTGCCCGAATGATGACAGGCCTTGGCTCTGGGCCGTGTCAGTCCCCGTGTCCACCAGCCAGTTGTCGGCCCTGGGAGAGCAGACAGCGGGAGCCCGAGGGGCGAGGGGCGGAGTGGTCATCCCAGCCCACCCGCtccaggacagagcagggcagagcCAGCATCGGCCCAGCCCACCCGGAGACCCTCCTGGGGCTCCTTACCAGGGCGTGTTGCAGCTGTGGGTGAGGGTCAGGTACCGCATGCCCAGTTGGTAGAGCGCCCGCAGGACGGCCAGGCTGCTGTCAATGGAGTGGCCACCCTCCACGCCAACCAAGCTGGCCACCTTGCCCTCCTGGAAGGCCTGCCGGATGCCTGCAAGGAGGGTGCCTGGGTGTCCGGGGAGCCGGCGCGTGGACTCTGACCGTGTGGCGCCAGCAGGCTCTGGGGACCCACCTGTGCTGTTGGTGACACACACGAAGGTCTCAGGGTACAGTTGGCACATGCGGTGGATGACGTCGATCTGCTCCAGCGTCCTCTTCACGGCATCTTTGTTCTGGGTGTCGCAGGGTGTGTACGCAGACCAGAACTGCGGGGCcacagaggggaggggctgggagctgaggagccaggccccaggccccaccccccgCACGCAGATGGgcctctggtgtctcttctgtCTTGGAAGCCTTCTGCACAGCTGAGTGGCTCTTGGAGTCCCCGCTAAAGGCCCAGGGAGGTACGCTGCCACCAGGGAGCGGCAGCACGCTAGCCCGGAGCCACGGGAGGGGGCGATGGACTCCAGAGTAGTCACGCTCGGGGCCAGACTGTACCTGGCCCCCCACAAAGCCGGCCTTCAGCTTGGGGATGTTGGTGTGCGTGTGGGCTAGGCTGCTCAGGTTGGCCCTCGTGTCCAGGAGCTGATTGTTGAAGCTCTTGAGCAGCTGCCAGGGCAGGTCGTTGTGCCTggaggggccaggaggaggggccagggcaggTCAGGCCAGCCCCTCTGGACCTGGGCCCTTCGTACTCCCTCCCAGGGAGGCCGCCCCTCTTCTCACAGGCTGAGGACAAACAGCGTCACCAGGGTGATTGAAGTCCTCTGAACACACCTGAGCATAGGTGAGCATCtcagctgggccccacccccaggccaggtAACTGAGCTGAGAGCCCTAAACGGGTAGGTCTTTCCCTGCGGAAGAGGGAGGGCAGACGCTTGCTTGGCTTCGAAGTCTTCTTGGGTGCAGGGTGCTGACTTGAAGTCACCTCCATGAACAAGGCTGGTTGACGTGAGGGTAGCTGGGTGTACAGTTACACCCCTGCCGGATATCAGAGACTGAACATGAAATTCTCATGTTtgcagggagagggtggggaggtgtgGGGTGTGGCCTACCCTTGCGGGGCCTGGCATCCCCAATCCACCCTCCTAGGGCGGCCATGGGAGCAGGGCATCGGTGCAGGATTTAGGGGCCCCCAGGCCTTCTGCCGCCTCTGCCCCTGGGCGCAGTCCTGCACCATTGCCGTCCTTCTGAGCCCCCAAAGGGCAGGCCCTCTGAGGGTTTCCCAGGGAGGGGAGTTCtctaggggaggaggggaaggaagaaggggccaGGAAGGGGGGAAACGGGGACGGGGAGGGAGGAAAGCTGTCAGCAACCCGCGAGGGTCTTCCAGGACAGGAcccacagggctggggcagaTTCCTCCCTGGATCCAGGAACCGGCAGGCAGGGACCAGGAGTGGCCCCAAGGGGACAGACTTGATCCATGAGCTCCAGATGCTGGACGTGGCTTCAGCCCCTGGGGTCTGACTAGAGACgtaggcccagccctgccccaccagTCAGAACCTGGCTTTCACTAGCCTGCGCGCAAGCATGGGACGTCCCGGGAGGTACCAGGTTGGACCCCTAACCTGGTGACAAGGGGTCTGTGAGGACAGTCTGAAGGAGGGCTCTTCTCCTACCGCGGGCCCTCccgccctcccttccccagcccagcaGCATGCCCAGTCTCTCGCCTTCTGGGAGCCGTCCCTGAAGCAAGACTTTACTCCTTTGCTCATCTGGGAaatccagccccaccctccagctGCCTCCGCtttgctcttccctcctcctcccagcctctctgcTCTTCGTTGGAACCCAAAGTAAGGGACAGCTGCCACCTCCACCTTATGGTCAACACCGCCTGGAGCCTGGCAGAGCTCCTCTCTTTATCTGTGTGGCCAGGTACCAGCCTCAGCAGTGGCAGAGGCCCTGCCATCCtactcagagaagggagggaggggaggaatctGAGTGCTGGAAAGAGCTTCAAACGACAGCCAAACACATGCTTTGACCAGCTGTGGCACacagatgtgatggctggagttGGTGCAGCGACGTTAAACCGTCAGGTAACTGTGGGAATGTTGGCCATACCATCGTGGAATGCTGGGCCAGGACTTCCTCCGGGCTTCTCTGTTGTTGAAGCTACTTACTTGGGTTTCTTACCTATAAGAGTAGCTAATACAAACTGGCTTGTATTCTTTCAGCCTAGTCTTAGTTTTCTAGCCCTTTGGACAATCCTAGATCCCCGAGTCCCAGCTTCCTGAGTGTTCCTGGCTCTCTGGGCTCTTTGAGCCATCGTATGCCTCACATGGGCCTGGACAGCCCCTAGCACCTAACCTCGGACCCCTCTTTCTGTGCCCAGCTGTTCCAAGTCCCCCAGAATGAAGGGACTGCTCCCTGGCTCATTCTGTTAGCATCTCCTGCCAGCCTCTGCTGGCCTGGGATGCCCAGTCCCTGGTCCAGACCGTTCCTGCCAGATAGCAGGGGCTGCAGTATggaagctgggggcaggggcttCTGCAATCAACCTCCTGTGCCGGTGAGGggacccagccctgcagggaccTCAAGAGACCGAGAGGGGAGAGCAAGGGGACAGGAGGACCAGGAGGAGGTGAAGGGGAGGGACGGGGGGGgtactgagggagggagggagggacgggggGAGGTGCACCCTGACCCTTGACAGCAACTTCCTCCTCTAGGGCTGCCCTCAGCTCCCTGAAAGTCCCATGTGACGAGGCACCCGTTTCCTCTGCTTTTCTTGCAGAGCTTCTGTCCAGCTAAGTTCAGGGGTGTTCCCCTAAACTTCCCAGCACCCAAGAGCCAGCATGCACCAGAGGCCACTCTGCTGGGCTGGATGCGGCCATGTGGAAAGAGCTGGAGGCTGGAATGTGCGTGTGGGGGGGTCCTCCAAGGGCTCAGGAAGGCCCTGGAGGtgcagagggagggggctggatGCAGGGTGAGCAGGGCACTGAGGGGAGCGGCTTCGAAGGGCATGGCACAGCTGGGCACCGCGAGGGGCCGCGAGGGGCCGTGGGGGCCACCGGAAGGACCGGGCTGACCCCTGAACTCAGTGGAGCCACAATGGTGGGGGTTTGAGCTGGAAGAACCGCAGCTGGGACTTGTGTCTCCAAGGCTCCTTCTGGCTGCAGTGTTGAGACCTGACCTTGGGCCAGCAGAAGTAGGGGACAATCAGAGGCTCAGGCATGACTCCGCgcagaaggtggggagggtaaGTGAAGGGGACAGGTGCTGCCAGGCTGGCTGTGACATCAGAGAAGGAGTGACAGTGTGTCGCCAGAGTCTTGGCTGGAAGAGGGGCCGTGGGAGCAGGTGCCCAGGAGCCAAGTCTGGGGCTCAGAAGCATGATGTGCCTCCAGGAGGCCCAGCCGGATGCACAGCACCCGAGGGGGTTACCCCGGCGGatgcaggagagggaggggctggacAAGAGGGCCTCAGGATCAAGAGGACCAAGACGGGGGTCTTGGGGGCCCAGGGCAGACACCACCCTCACCTGCAGCTTCATGAGGGAGGCTGAGGCCCCAAGAGGCAAGGCCCCAAGGTCCTCCGACCCCAGCACCCACTCTGAGCAGGGATCTGACCCCCAGGGAGCGGCCAAGGACCATGGGGGCCTGGTCATTTCCGCCTTCCTGCTCCGTTCCCCACAGGCTCTCCTCTGCTGAAGCCTTTGGAGGCCCGAAGAGACCCcatgaagaagctgaggcagcAAAAGGCAAAGCCACATGCAGCTGGGGAAGCTGTGCCGGCAGAGATGGCCACTCCTGTCCCAAGGCAAGGCACTGGAGCCTCGagcccacctccctgctgggCCCATCACAGCAGGGGCTGCTTACCCATCAATGGCAGGCGTGTCCTGCATGATCTGCACCGCCTGGTCCCGGAATTGGTCTGCAGTGCAGATGGCCACCAGGGGCCAGAACCACCAGCTGGCCCACATGATCTGGTCCCCAGGAGCTGGCTTCCCCACCGGTCCTATGTGCCCTCCTGACTGGCTGTCCTGGCCAGGAGACAGGCAGAGGCCTTTGGTCCAGGTGACCTGTGGGAGCCCTCCTGTTTATCAGTAATCAGCACATTCCCTGCGAGGGCGCGAGGGCGGGTGAATGGGAGTTCCTGGACCCACCAaggctgggccaggcagaggTGTGGCAGAGCGTGCTGACCCCAGGGCGGGGCCGGTGTCCAGGTCACAGAACAAGGCAGTAGAAGAGGCAGCTCAGGGAAAGTGGCCGACGGCACTGCTGTGTCCTGTTACCTCCCCGCCACCCCCAGGACCCGATGTTGGGGTTTCGGAGGTCTGCCAGCAAGATTCAGCAGTGTGTCCTTGAATGGACCCCTGTGTTTGCCTGGGAAACAGTTCAGTGTTACTTCACATGGAAGACAGAGTGCTCCCACcacaccctaccccaccccaggGTTGGGGTGCCTGAGGCCCCTGGCATCACCGAGACCCACACTCCAGCTGCAGGCTCCTGGCCCAGCAGGTGGGACTCTGGGGCTTGGGGACTGAAGCCTGGAGTGTGCGCACTTCCTTCAGGCTGGGGGTCTTTCTGGCCTTGTCATACACACTCAGGCCTGGGGGGGGCGGGGTGGGATTCTAAGAACCAGATGCCCAGGCAAGGCCAGGACGATGAGTCACAAATCCTGGTCCCAAGGCTGGGCCAGCATCCTAGGTTCTGGTGAACAGCTGGGCAGCCCCAGCCCAGTCTGGATTCTCAGGGCTGCTGGGCCACGTGGACCTGCCCTGCGGAGCCTGGGTCACAGGCAggtcccctccctggcccccaggacaggcccagCTCCTGGCCCTTTCTCCAGCTTGGGAGGGGAGGTCAGGTCatggcccagccctgcctctgccgtCTTTAGCCAAGTGTCCCAGTGCCTGGGCCTCAGCCGGTTTCCCTCCTGTGGAAAAGGCAGCCTGTGAAGGAGCATGAGCCCAAGGCCCaccttctctccctctgtccaCCCCGCACGCCAAGCAGGGGGCTCCTGGGCGTTCTCAGTGCCAGTCCCTGGGATctgacccccaccaccaccctgtgCAGGAGAGGCGCCCTCGGTGGGTGGGGAACCCAGCGCTCCGGCCAGACTGCCTGGGGGCTGTACCCTCCACGTCCGGCgcctggagcccctgggacagGTGCCCTTGCCGTGGAGACACAAACACCCGTCTGCCCTTCATGCCTTCCCTGTGGCCCCAGCACGTCCCTTCTTCTCCGAGCTCCACGCCCACTCCCCTTCCACACCTTGACCTCGCTCTCGTGACCAGGACACTGCTCACGTGGTGACAATGCCATGTGCTCCCTGGAACCGTCCTCATCGACACAGCCGTTAACACATGTCCGCCTCACCGACAACTGCTGctccatttttctctgtgttttcagcATTTTTCCGGTTTACTTTTTGTTTCAGGGTTTTTTAAGCATaccttgtattttatttctcagcCTCATCTGAACACCTGTCTTTACACGTGACCGTTTAAGTCAGGACGAGAGGAGTAGTCGCCGCCTTCCTCTAAACGTGCTCTTTCTCGTGTTCCCCCCGATCttgttttgctgttttctcaGGGTCACCTTGGTCCTCCTCTACCACAGTGAGGAGgctcctctcctgccccccaAGGGGCTGCCCTCCCCCGAGCAGCAGTCACGTTTGCATCCGAATTGCTCTCGACACACAAGCCCTCACGCGAAGGGTGCAGCCCACTGGGCACCGCGTTCCCTTGGGTGCGACCATACCTCTGTCCAGGCTCCTTGCTTCTCGGGTGCCGTCTTTTCCTCTCTCGACGTGTCTGTTCTGCTTTCTTTGTCACTTGTCTGCAGCACTGTCTTGGGCCATTTTCCCAGGAACAGTGGCATCCTGTGTGAAGTCACGTGTCCCTGCTCTCGAGGCTGACAAGCCGCCTTCCAGCCGCGATGCCCCTCATGGCCCGGCTCCTCTCTGTGAGTGGACGGTCCCTCCCCGTCCACGAGGTCTGAACCCCACACCCTTCCCCAGACAGCGCCACATGTTTGTGTTTGTAAACCTGCCTGATCCTTGACTTTGACCTGCTTTTCGTTTTAAATTCAGAATTCACTTAATTGCTTAAACATTTGTAAGTTGTCTGGTCATGCCTGTGTAATACATGATCAGCTTAACAGCCAAGTAGCAGGGGGGACTTAGAGCCCCCCCAGCCtgcttcctggtgggaggggtgCATGGCTGAGAAGGGGCTTCCTCCCTGCACCCTCCTCCTGGGGATGCAGTCTGAGTCCCAGCACCAAAAGTGGGGGCTGCGGAGTGATGCCCTCATCTCGGGCGTGAATTCCAAAGCTGGGACACGAGGAACCTCACTCATGGGGcaaataggatttaaaaaaaaaatttttctggggggtaaggtaattaggtttatttatttattcaattatttattcattttaacagaggtgctggggcttgaacccaggaccttgtgcatgctaggcacacactctaccactgagctacaccctccccacttttAAATAGCActttaatgcaatatttttaaaattcaaaacttccTGCCCCCAAAATCCATGGTGAACAAAACATGAAACTTTCCAGGAAAGACAAGGCTGGTGTTCTGACTTTTCCTTCTGCCCCTGGCTCCAGCGTGATTCCACAGGGTGCTGGCCTCCCCGGGGACGTCCAAGTTCAGTTTGCTAACTTCAGCTTCAGGTGGTTCCTGCCAGGTGGCGACAGAGAACATTTCTAGGAGCTAGGCTGCGGGCGTGACCACACTTCCTCCGGTGCCCCTGGGAGGAGAGGAGTCAAGGCCACTTGGCTACACCCCACGGGCGGCCTGGGCATCCTTGTGCAAACATTGGAAGAGTCCAGGACGATGGCCCTGGAACATCGCCCGGAGCAGGGTTCCAAGGACACACCTAGGAGGCTGGCTCCAGGGGATCCTAAACTGTCCCTGACTCACATCCTGCGG
This genomic interval carries:
- the DPEP1 gene encoding dipeptidase 1 isoform X5, whose amino-acid sequence is MGHFYLPGRGLGGEAGGRVGPAQLRGPAVSSSSPGVPGWGEAGTIAEATVRVTWTKGLCLSPGQDSQSGGHIGPVGKPAPGDQIMWASWWFWPLVAICTADQFRDQAVQIMQDTPAIDGGVTVHPATLTSTSLVHGGDFKSAPCTQEDFEAKQASALPLPQGKTYPFRALSSVTWPGGGAQLRCSPMLRHNDLPWQLLKSFNNQLLDTRANLSSLAHTHTNIPKLKAGFVGGQFWSAYTPCDTQNKDAVKRTLEQIDVIHRMCQLYPETFVCVTNSTGIRQAFQEGKVASLVGVEGGHSIDSSLAVLRALYQLGMRYLTLTHSCNTPWADNWLVDTGTDTAQSQGLSSFGQSVIKEMNRLGVLIDLAHVSVATMKAALQLSKAPVIFSHSSAYQLCQHRRNVPDDVLQLVKQTGSLVMVNFYNDYVSCKAEANLSQVAGSPQGWRTCPSTQTWSQSCSGGSGQRRRLGAPWLTTC